Proteins encoded together in one Chryseobacterium taklimakanense window:
- the gyrB gene encoding DNA topoisomerase (ATP-hydrolyzing) subunit B produces MSNKQYTASSIQALEGMEHVRMRPSMYIGDVGLRGLHHLVYEVVDNSIDEALAGYCDTITVTIKESNAIEVTDNGRGIPVDYHEKEQKSALEVVMTKIGAGGKFDKDSYKVSGGLHGVGVSCVNALSTEMVTTVYRDGNVYQQTYSRGKAQTDVKEVGKSDQRGTKQFFQPDDTIFTELVYNYDTLASRLRELSYLNKGITITLTDERERQEDGTFKSESFYSEGGLKEFVEYIDGNRESIMENVIFMEGERDNIPVEVAMRYNTSFNENLHSYVNNINTHEGGTHLAGFRRALTRTLKKFADELGLPAKEKVEVTGDDFREGLTAVISVKVMEPQFEGQTKTKLGNSEVSGAVDKIVGEMLTNFLEENPNEAKQIVQKVVLAAKARQAAKKAREMVQRKSPMGGSGLPGKLADCSSKDPEISEIFLVEGDSAGGTAKQGRDRHFQAILPLRGKILNVEKSMLHKVYDNEEIKNIYTALGVSVGTEEDSKALNLSKLRYHKVVIMTDADIDGSHIATLILTFFFRYMKELIEHGYVYIASPPLYLLKKGNKKVYAWNEKEREEKTLEMSPDGKGVEVQRYKGLGEMNAEQLWETTLNPDNRTLKQVTIDSLADADNVFSMLMGDEVPPRRDFIEKNAKYARIDA; encoded by the coding sequence ATGAGCAACAAACAGTATACAGCAAGTAGTATCCAGGCACTGGAAGGAATGGAGCATGTAAGGATGCGTCCGTCAATGTACATTGGAGATGTGGGTCTAAGAGGTTTGCACCATTTGGTTTATGAGGTGGTGGACAATTCCATTGACGAAGCATTGGCCGGGTATTGCGATACCATTACCGTAACCATCAAAGAAAGCAACGCCATAGAGGTGACCGACAACGGTCGCGGTATCCCGGTAGATTACCACGAAAAAGAGCAAAAATCCGCCCTTGAAGTTGTAATGACAAAAATCGGTGCCGGTGGTAAGTTCGATAAAGATTCTTATAAAGTATCAGGCGGGCTTCACGGTGTGGGAGTTTCATGTGTCAATGCGCTTTCAACCGAAATGGTGACTACGGTTTACAGAGACGGTAATGTTTACCAGCAAACCTATTCCAGAGGTAAAGCGCAAACCGATGTAAAAGAAGTTGGAAAAAGCGACCAAAGAGGGACAAAACAGTTCTTCCAGCCGGACGACACCATCTTCACGGAGCTCGTTTACAATTACGATACTTTGGCGAGCAGGCTTCGCGAACTTTCTTATCTGAATAAAGGTATAACGATTACTTTAACCGATGAAAGAGAGCGCCAGGAAGACGGAACTTTCAAATCTGAATCCTTCTATTCGGAAGGTGGTTTAAAGGAATTTGTAGAATATATTGACGGAAACCGCGAATCTATTATGGAAAATGTGATTTTCATGGAAGGCGAGCGCGACAATATTCCCGTTGAGGTAGCCATGCGCTACAACACGTCTTTCAACGAGAATTTACATTCCTACGTCAACAATATCAACACCCACGAAGGTGGAACGCACCTCGCAGGATTCAGAAGGGCTTTGACAAGAACTCTGAAAAAATTCGCCGATGAGCTCGGGCTTCCGGCTAAAGAAAAAGTGGAGGTTACCGGTGATGATTTCCGTGAAGGTTTGACCGCTGTGATTTCGGTAAAAGTAATGGAACCTCAGTTCGAAGGTCAGACGAAGACTAAATTAGGAAATTCCGAAGTTTCCGGTGCGGTGGATAAAATCGTTGGTGAAATGCTTACCAATTTCCTTGAGGAAAATCCCAACGAAGCAAAGCAGATTGTACAGAAAGTGGTTCTTGCCGCAAAAGCGAGACAGGCTGCGAAAAAGGCGAGAGAAATGGTACAGCGCAAATCGCCGATGGGCGGTTCCGGACTTCCGGGAAAACTGGCAGACTGCTCGTCTAAAGACCCGGAAATTTCTGAGATTTTTCTGGTAGAGGGGGATTCCGCGGGTGGAACTGCAAAACAGGGACGCGACCGTCATTTCCAGGCCATTCTTCCCTTAAGAGGTAAGATTTTGAACGTAGAAAAATCAATGCTTCACAAGGTTTACGATAACGAGGAGATCAAAAATATCTACACGGCACTGGGTGTTTCTGTAGGAACTGAAGAAGACAGCAAGGCCCTGAATTTAAGCAAATTAAGATATCATAAAGTGGTGATTATGACCGATGCCGATATCGACGGTTCGCACATTGCGACTTTGATTCTGACGTTCTTCTTCCGTTATATGAAAGAACTGATTGAGCATGGTTATGTGTATATCGCTTCGCCGCCGCTTTATTTGTTGAAAAAAGGCAACAAGAAAGTATATGCCTGGAATGAGAAAGAAAGAGAAGAAAAAACACTCGAAATGTCTCCTGACGGGAAAGGAGTAGAGGTGCAGCGTTACAAAGGTCTCGGCGAGATGAATGCGGAACAGCTCTGGGAAACTACCCTTAATCCGGATAACAGAACCCTGAAACAGGTAACCATTGATAGCCTTGCAGATGCAGATAATGTATTTTCGATGCTGATGGGTGATGAGGTGCCGCCAAGAAGGGATTTTATCGAGAAAAATGCAAAATACGCAAGAATTGATGCATAA
- a CDS encoding diacylglycerol/lipid kinase family protein yields the protein MLQVAFIINPFSARKNYHPFLNELKKKVENPNFYISESIEGTDEFIKDNFENTEIFVAIGGDGTISTVAKNIIHTEKILAIFPAGSGNGFSNETNFHKNLDELLEKIKTKNSRQIDTFTVNGRLSINVSGTGFDGKVVKEFEKTSRGFKNYIKVSIQTFFNYKPIKVKFSDEKYHQYNGKYLMLNIANTRQFGNNAYIAPNASKSDGLVDVVLVKKFPLSYSPLFAFRMFTKKLKDDDYVTYLPVSEIEFEVNTKNWHLDGEFNKIKSPVSIKVLPKSLRILF from the coding sequence ATGCTGCAGGTGGCCTTCATCATCAATCCGTTTTCAGCCAGGAAAAATTACCATCCTTTTTTGAATGAACTCAAAAAGAAGGTTGAAAATCCGAATTTCTATATTTCGGAATCCATTGAAGGTACCGATGAATTCATTAAAGACAATTTCGAGAATACCGAAATTTTTGTAGCCATTGGTGGTGACGGTACCATTTCAACGGTAGCAAAAAATATCATCCATACCGAAAAAATTCTCGCAATTTTTCCCGCGGGCTCTGGTAACGGTTTTTCAAATGAGACCAATTTTCACAAGAACCTGGATGAACTTCTGGAAAAAATCAAAACTAAAAACTCGCGGCAAATCGATACTTTTACCGTAAACGGCAGGCTTTCTATTAATGTCTCGGGGACCGGTTTCGACGGAAAAGTGGTGAAGGAATTCGAGAAAACTTCCCGCGGTTTTAAAAATTACATTAAAGTATCCATTCAGACTTTTTTTAATTATAAGCCGATTAAAGTAAAGTTTTCGGATGAAAAATACCATCAGTACAACGGCAAATATCTGATGCTGAATATTGCAAACACCCGTCAGTTTGGCAATAACGCTTACATTGCACCCAACGCGAGCAAAAGCGACGGTTTGGTGGATGTGGTTTTAGTAAAGAAATTTCCGCTGTCCTATTCACCTTTATTCGCCTTCAGAATGTTCACCAAAAAACTGAAGGACGACGACTATGTGACTTATCTTCCGGTCTCTGAAATTGAATTTGAAGTGAATACCAAAAACTGGCATCTCGACGGTGAATTCAATAAAATAAAATCTCCGGTCTCTATAAAAGTGTTGCCGAAAAGTTTAAGGATCTTGTTTTAA